A region from the Agrococcus sp. SL85 genome encodes:
- a CDS encoding nicotinate phosphoribosyltransferase, with protein MTDRYELTMIDAAMRSGTAFRPSAFEVFARRLPGARRYGVVAGTGRFLQRLAEFRFGDAELASIRPWASAELVDWLAEYRFSGDIRGYAEGELYFPGSPVLVVEGTFAEAVVLETVALSVLNYDSAVANAATRMVRAAKGRPLAEMGSRRANEEAAVAAARAAYVAGFSATSNLAAGSRWGIPTMGTAAHSFTLLHDSEAEAFQAQIDALGVGTTLLVDTYDIEQGIRTAIEVAGTGLGGIRLDSGDLNEVAADARRLLDSLGATGTRITVTSDLDEYAIAGLQASPVDAYGVGTSLVTGSGAPAAGMVYKLVARQGADGAWKGVAKHSEGKASTGGEKTAVRTLRGGVAVEETVLLTDDPGTLADAARAGRALQVPLVAAGEIDERWLGAGGVAAARDRHAASVAELPADAHRLARGEPALPTAFR; from the coding sequence ATGACCGACCGCTACGAGCTCACGATGATCGATGCCGCGATGCGCTCCGGCACGGCCTTCCGGCCCTCGGCCTTCGAGGTGTTCGCGCGCCGCCTGCCGGGCGCGCGCCGCTACGGCGTCGTCGCCGGCACCGGCCGCTTCCTGCAGCGCCTCGCCGAGTTCCGCTTCGGCGACGCCGAGCTCGCGAGCATCCGCCCGTGGGCCTCGGCCGAGCTCGTCGACTGGCTGGCCGAGTACCGCTTCTCGGGCGACATCCGCGGCTACGCCGAGGGCGAGCTGTACTTCCCCGGCTCCCCCGTGCTCGTGGTCGAGGGCACCTTCGCCGAGGCCGTGGTGCTCGAGACGGTCGCGCTCTCGGTGCTCAACTACGACTCCGCCGTCGCCAACGCCGCCACCCGCATGGTGCGCGCCGCGAAGGGCCGGCCGCTCGCCGAGATGGGGTCGCGCCGGGCCAACGAGGAGGCCGCGGTCGCCGCCGCGCGCGCGGCGTACGTCGCGGGCTTCTCGGCCACCTCGAACCTCGCCGCCGGCAGCCGCTGGGGCATCCCCACGATGGGCACGGCCGCGCACTCCTTCACGCTCCTGCACGACTCGGAGGCCGAGGCCTTCCAGGCGCAGATCGACGCGCTGGGCGTCGGCACGACGCTGCTCGTCGACACCTACGACATCGAGCAGGGCATCCGCACCGCGATCGAGGTCGCGGGCACGGGCCTCGGCGGCATCCGCCTCGACTCGGGCGACCTCAACGAGGTCGCGGCGGACGCCCGGCGGCTGCTCGACTCGCTCGGCGCGACGGGCACGCGCATCACCGTCACGAGCGACCTCGACGAGTACGCGATCGCGGGCCTGCAGGCGAGCCCCGTCGACGCCTACGGCGTCGGCACGAGCCTCGTGACGGGCTCCGGCGCGCCCGCAGCGGGCATGGTCTACAAGCTCGTCGCGCGCCAGGGCGCCGACGGCGCGTGGAAGGGCGTCGCGAAGCACTCGGAGGGCAAGGCATCGACGGGCGGCGAGAAGACCGCCGTGCGCACCCTCCGCGGCGGCGTCGCGGTCGAGGAGACCGTGCTGCTCACGGACGACCCCGGCACGCTCGCGGACGCCGCGCGGGCCGGGCGCGCGCTGCAGGTGCCGCTCGTGGCCGCGGGCGAGATCGACGAGCGATGGCTGGGCGCCGGCGGCGTCGCGGCCGCGCGCGACCGCCACGCGGCGTCGGTCGCCGAGCTCCCCGCCGACGCCCACCGCCTCGCGCGCGGCGAGCCGGCCCTGCCCACCGCCTTCCGCTGA
- a CDS encoding ABC transporter ATP-binding protein, with the protein MIQFDQVRKEYPDGTVAVDDVTLTVPSHGVVVLVGSSGCGKTTLLRMVNRMVEPTSGTVSIDGVDVRSMDKVQLRRSIGYVLQAGGLLPHRTVADNVATVPMLEGANRREARQAALGLLERVGLDPALGGRYPGQLSGGQQQRVGVARALAADPNILLMDEPFGAVDPIVRDQLQAEMRTLQQELGKTILFVTHDIDEAFALGDEVLVLRKGAEVAQRGTPAEILANPADEFVSRFVGAGSARRTLSVREVDGRRIVVDGDDRPTGVLAG; encoded by the coding sequence GTGATCCAGTTCGACCAGGTGCGCAAGGAGTACCCCGACGGCACCGTCGCGGTGGACGACGTCACGCTCACGGTGCCGTCCCACGGCGTCGTGGTGCTCGTCGGCTCGTCCGGCTGCGGCAAGACGACGCTGCTGCGGATGGTGAACCGCATGGTCGAGCCCACGAGCGGCACCGTCTCGATCGACGGCGTCGACGTGCGCTCGATGGACAAGGTGCAGCTGCGCCGCTCGATCGGCTACGTGCTGCAGGCGGGCGGCCTGCTCCCCCACCGCACCGTCGCCGACAACGTCGCGACGGTGCCGATGCTCGAGGGCGCGAACCGCCGCGAGGCGCGGCAGGCGGCCCTCGGGCTCCTCGAGCGCGTGGGCCTCGACCCCGCGCTCGGCGGCCGCTACCCGGGGCAGCTCTCCGGCGGCCAGCAGCAGCGCGTCGGCGTCGCCCGCGCGCTCGCGGCCGACCCCAACATCCTGCTCATGGACGAGCCGTTCGGCGCCGTCGACCCCATCGTGCGCGACCAGCTGCAGGCCGAGATGCGCACGCTGCAGCAGGAGCTCGGCAAGACGATCCTGTTCGTGACGCACGACATCGACGAGGCCTTCGCGCTCGGCGACGAGGTGCTCGTGCTGCGGAAGGGCGCGGAGGTCGCGCAGCGCGGCACGCCCGCCGAGATCCTCGCGAACCCGGCCGACGAGTTCGTCTCGCGCTTCGTCGGCGCGGGCAGCGCCCGCCGCACCCTCTCGGTGCGCGAGGTCGACGGGCGCCGGATCGTCGTCGACGGCGACGACCGCCCCACGGGCGTGCTGGCGGGCTGA
- a CDS encoding ABC transporter permease, translating to MQWLSQNLHIVWGLLLDHVWLSIAPIVLALAISVPLGWLAAHYRRIRTPLLTGTGLLYAIPSLALFIIIPAIFGLSARSPWVAIIGLTLYGCALLVRGAADAFGSVARDTMLAADALGHSPWARFWRVELPLAGPVLLASLRVMAVSTVSLVTVGAVIGISSLGTLFTDGFQRGIDASIATGLILTVVVAFAIDAIIVLAGRLAMPWRKAVPA from the coding sequence ATGCAGTGGCTCAGCCAGAACCTCCACATCGTGTGGGGCCTGCTCCTCGACCACGTGTGGCTGTCGATCGCGCCCATCGTGCTCGCGCTCGCGATCTCGGTGCCGCTCGGGTGGCTCGCGGCGCACTACCGCCGCATCCGCACGCCGCTCCTCACGGGCACGGGCCTGCTCTACGCGATCCCCTCGCTCGCGCTGTTCATCATCATCCCCGCGATCTTCGGCCTCTCGGCCCGCTCGCCGTGGGTCGCGATCATCGGCCTGACGCTCTACGGCTGCGCCCTGCTCGTGCGCGGCGCCGCCGACGCCTTCGGCTCGGTCGCGCGCGACACGATGCTCGCCGCCGACGCGCTGGGGCACTCGCCCTGGGCCAGGTTCTGGCGCGTCGAGCTGCCGCTCGCGGGGCCCGTGCTGCTCGCCTCGCTCCGGGTCATGGCGGTCTCGACCGTGAGCCTCGTCACGGTCGGCGCCGTCATCGGCATCTCGAGCCTCGGCACGCTCTTCACCGACGGCTTCCAGCGCGGCATCGACGCCTCGATCGCCACCGGGCTCATCCTCACCGTCGTCGTCGCCTTCGCGATCGACGCGATCATCGTGCTCGCGGGCAGGCTCGCCATGCCCTGGCGGAAGGCGGTGCCCGCATGA
- a CDS encoding sugar O-acetyltransferase encodes MDERDWFPGDDRTNRERMLAGDLYIADDPESGARHDRAVRLARAYGEAFVDDAAAARPLLEALLGELGEGAVITPPLFVDYGEQIRLGARSFANYGLTALDVAPITIGEDVQIGPNVQLLTPTHPIDPEARRAKLEAAEPITIGDNVWLGGGVIVCPGVTIGENSVIGAGAVVTRDIPANVVAVGNPARVIREIA; translated from the coding sequence ATGGATGAGCGTGACTGGTTCCCCGGCGACGACCGCACCAATCGCGAGCGCATGCTCGCGGGCGACCTCTACATCGCCGACGATCCCGAGAGCGGCGCCCGCCACGACCGCGCCGTGCGGCTCGCGCGCGCCTACGGCGAGGCCTTCGTCGACGACGCGGCAGCGGCGCGGCCGCTGCTCGAGGCGCTGCTCGGCGAGCTGGGGGAGGGCGCGGTCATCACGCCGCCGCTCTTCGTCGACTACGGGGAGCAGATCCGCCTCGGCGCCCGCAGCTTCGCCAACTACGGCCTCACCGCGCTCGACGTCGCCCCCATCACGATCGGCGAGGACGTGCAGATCGGCCCCAACGTGCAGCTGCTCACACCGACCCACCCCATCGACCCCGAGGCGCGCCGCGCCAAGCTCGAGGCGGCCGAGCCGATCACGATCGGCGACAACGTCTGGCTCGGCGGCGGCGTCATCGTGTGCCCCGGCGTCACGATCGGCGAGAACTCGGTGATCGGCGCGGGTGCCGTCGTCACGCGCGACATCCCCGCGAACGTCGTGGCCGTGGGCAACCCGGCCCGGGTCATCCGCGAGATCGCATGA
- a CDS encoding TetR/AcrR family transcriptional regulator — protein MTRRTDPDRRDRIVEACLDVLVEHGVAGASHRRVAAAADVPLGSMTYHFAGFGALLAEAFGRFAAEAAARFEAALADAEGPEAAVDAAASLVHGTVLGTRRELVLTQELYTLAARDERFRAITAAWMLRSRAALERHLDPEAARGVDALMEGLTLHRALDAHGVAHGAEHDDAGAAPDPRMLLRRVAGLVD, from the coding sequence ATGACCCGCCGCACCGATCCGGATCGCCGCGACCGCATCGTCGAGGCCTGCCTCGACGTGCTCGTGGAGCATGGCGTCGCCGGTGCATCGCACCGGCGCGTGGCCGCCGCGGCCGACGTGCCGCTCGGGTCGATGACCTACCACTTCGCGGGCTTCGGCGCCCTGCTGGCGGAGGCCTTCGGGCGCTTCGCGGCCGAGGCCGCCGCCCGCTTCGAGGCGGCGCTCGCCGACGCGGAGGGGCCGGAGGCTGCCGTCGACGCCGCGGCCTCCCTCGTGCACGGCACCGTGCTCGGCACGCGCCGGGAGCTCGTGCTGACGCAGGAGCTCTACACGCTCGCCGCCCGCGACGAGCGGTTCCGCGCCATCACGGCCGCGTGGATGCTGCGCAGCCGCGCCGCGCTCGAGCGGCACCTCGATCCCGAGGCGGCGCGCGGCGTCGACGCGCTCATGGAGGGGCTCACCCTCCACCGCGCCCTGGACGCGCACGGGGTCGCGCACGGGGCCGAGCACGACGACGCCGGAGCAGCCCCCGATCCGAGGATGCTGCTCCGGCGCGTCGCGGGGCTCGTCGACTAG
- a CDS encoding DUF3039 domain-containing protein, which translates to MTDTTGPGTIGGGGSTDVLDRELEQLLNGELLDEGDHDRFSHYVKKEKILQSAITGKAVRALCGKKWTPGRDPEKFPVCPTCKEIYEKLRDE; encoded by the coding sequence ATGACCGACACGACCGGACCCGGCACCATCGGCGGCGGCGGCAGCACCGACGTGCTCGACCGCGAGCTCGAGCAGCTGCTCAACGGCGAGCTGCTCGACGAGGGCGACCACGACCGCTTCTCGCACTACGTGAAGAAGGAGAAGATCCTCCAGTCGGCGATCACGGGCAAGGCCGTGCGCGCGCTGTGCGGCAAGAAGTGGACGCCGGGGCGCGATCCGGAGAAGTTCCCGGTGTGCCCGACGTGCAAGGAGATCTACGAGAAGCTCCGCGACGAGTAG
- the murI gene encoding glutamate racemase translates to MQRPIGVFDSGVGGLTVARAIIDQLPNESITYIGDTAHGPYGPREQDEVRGLALDVLDTLVQQGVKMLVIACNTASAATIDVARERYEEGLGIPVVEVIDPAVRAAVAQSRTGRIGVIGTAGTIGSGAYQRAFATAGVPHVTAAACPRFVEFVEAGVTTGDDVLGAAREYLAPVLAERPDTIVLGCTHYPLLAGAIGYVAGPDVRLVSSAEETAADVYRILSDRGMLAPEGSAPVYEFEATTEAQEPFLRLARRFLGPEVTHVEFTQTGVIVLPDRI, encoded by the coding sequence GTGCAGCGCCCCATCGGAGTCTTCGACAGCGGCGTCGGCGGGCTGACCGTGGCGCGCGCGATCATCGACCAGCTGCCGAACGAGTCGATCACCTACATCGGCGACACCGCGCACGGCCCCTACGGCCCGCGCGAGCAGGACGAGGTGCGCGGCCTCGCGCTCGACGTGCTCGACACGCTCGTGCAGCAGGGCGTGAAGATGCTCGTCATCGCCTGCAACACGGCCTCCGCCGCGACGATCGACGTCGCGCGCGAGCGCTACGAGGAGGGCCTCGGCATCCCCGTGGTCGAGGTCATCGACCCCGCCGTGCGCGCCGCGGTGGCGCAGAGCCGCACGGGCCGCATCGGCGTCATCGGCACCGCCGGCACCATCGGCTCCGGCGCCTACCAGCGGGCGTTCGCGACCGCCGGGGTGCCGCACGTGACCGCCGCCGCCTGCCCGCGCTTCGTCGAGTTCGTGGAGGCGGGCGTCACGACGGGCGACGACGTGCTCGGCGCCGCCCGCGAGTACCTCGCGCCCGTGCTCGCCGAGCGCCCGGACACGATCGTGCTCGGCTGCACGCACTACCCGCTGCTCGCCGGCGCGATCGGCTACGTGGCCGGCCCCGACGTGCGGCTCGTCTCGTCGGCCGAGGAGACCGCGGCCGACGTCTACCGCATCCTCTCCGACCGCGGCATGCTCGCGCCGGAGGGCAGCGCGCCCGTCTACGAGTTCGAGGCCACGACCGAGGCGCAGGAGCCGTTCCTGCGGCTCGCGCGGCGGTTCCTGGGGCCCGAGGTGACGCACGTGGAGTTCACGCAGACGGGGGTCATCGTGCTCCCGGACCGGATCTGA
- a CDS encoding ABC transporter permease has product MNLFVDAIAYLLDGANWQGPNSLGLRILEHLGFSGAVLLAAAAIGIPAGVLIGHTGRGRGLVVALTSGARAVPTLGLLTIFGLALGIGLEAPYLALLVLALPPVLAGAYAGVEAVDRQVIGGARAIGMTEWQIVRGVELPLGAPVLIGGLRSAALQVISTATLAAYVSNTGLGRPIFQGVKAGDYEVMLAGAILVALLSLLVELAFQALQSTAARRAEPTTVPVRAPARAPERNTA; this is encoded by the coding sequence ATGAACCTCTTCGTCGACGCCATCGCCTACCTGCTCGACGGTGCCAACTGGCAGGGGCCGAACTCGCTCGGGCTCCGCATCCTCGAGCACCTCGGGTTCTCGGGCGCCGTGCTGCTCGCGGCCGCCGCGATCGGCATCCCCGCCGGCGTGCTCATCGGGCACACCGGCCGCGGACGCGGCCTCGTCGTCGCGCTCACGAGCGGCGCCCGCGCGGTGCCGACGCTCGGCCTCCTCACGATCTTCGGCCTCGCGCTCGGCATCGGCCTCGAGGCGCCCTACCTCGCGCTGCTCGTGCTCGCGCTGCCGCCCGTGCTCGCCGGCGCCTACGCGGGCGTGGAGGCCGTCGACCGGCAGGTGATCGGCGGCGCGCGCGCCATCGGCATGACCGAGTGGCAGATCGTGCGCGGCGTCGAGCTGCCGCTCGGGGCGCCCGTGCTCATCGGCGGGCTGCGCTCCGCGGCCCTGCAGGTGATCTCGACCGCGACGCTCGCCGCCTACGTCTCGAACACGGGCCTCGGGCGCCCGATCTTCCAGGGCGTCAAGGCGGGCGACTACGAGGTGATGCTCGCGGGCGCCATCCTCGTCGCCCTCCTGTCGCTGCTCGTCGAGCTCGCCTTCCAGGCCCTCCAATCCACCGCGGCCCGCCGCGCCGAACCGACCACCGTCCCCGTCCGCGCACCCGCGCGGGCCCCAGAGAGGAACACCGCATGA
- a CDS encoding ABC transporter substrate-binding protein encodes MTSITRRAGIALAAVAATGLALTGCTNADPLAEDSAAPTSGGDGTTLVVGSQDYYSNEIIAELYAQALEAEGYTIERDLRIGQREVYLPEIESGAIDLFPEYTGPLLQVWAEDPQERLSDDVFAALQEAAPEGITVLDQAPATDQDSYVVTREFAEQYDLTTIEDLANVDVPLTMGANSEAESRPNGPQGLADTYGIEVGFTPIEDGGGPLTIRALQDGDVQLAIVYTGDPSIAKNDLVVLEDTKGLFLASNVVPVASDKVDEQAQEIVNAVSAALTSEELLALNGRSVDEQAPAADIAAEWLQEQGFTS; translated from the coding sequence ATGACCAGCATCACCCGCAGGGCGGGCATCGCCCTGGCAGCCGTCGCGGCCACGGGCCTCGCGCTCACCGGCTGCACCAACGCCGACCCGCTCGCCGAGGACTCCGCGGCCCCCACCTCGGGCGGCGACGGCACCACGCTCGTCGTCGGCTCGCAGGACTACTACTCGAACGAGATCATCGCCGAGCTCTACGCGCAGGCGCTCGAGGCCGAGGGCTACACGATCGAGCGCGACCTGCGCATCGGCCAGCGCGAGGTCTACCTGCCCGAGATCGAGTCGGGCGCCATCGACCTCTTCCCCGAGTACACCGGCCCGCTGCTGCAGGTCTGGGCCGAGGACCCGCAGGAGCGCCTCAGCGACGACGTCTTCGCCGCGCTCCAGGAGGCGGCGCCCGAGGGCATCACCGTCCTCGACCAGGCGCCGGCGACCGACCAGGACTCGTACGTCGTGACGCGCGAGTTCGCCGAGCAGTACGACCTCACGACGATCGAGGACCTCGCGAACGTCGACGTGCCGCTCACGATGGGTGCGAACTCCGAGGCCGAGAGCCGCCCGAACGGCCCGCAGGGACTCGCGGACACCTACGGCATCGAGGTGGGCTTCACGCCCATCGAGGACGGCGGCGGCCCGCTCACGATCCGCGCGCTGCAGGACGGCGACGTCCAGCTCGCGATCGTCTACACGGGCGACCCGTCGATCGCGAAGAACGACCTCGTCGTGCTCGAGGACACCAAGGGCCTCTTCCTCGCCTCGAACGTCGTGCCCGTCGCGAGCGACAAGGTCGACGAGCAGGCGCAGGAGATCGTGAACGCGGTCTCGGCCGCGCTGACCTCGGAGGAGCTCCTCGCCCTCAACGGCCGCTCGGTCGACGAGCAGGCGCCCGCTGCCGACATCGCCGCCGAGTGGCTGCAGGAGCAGGGCTTCACGAGCTAG
- a CDS encoding GNAT family N-acetyltransferase, which translates to MPVDQPQPAPPVPPVLPADVELRSPRPEDAEAWSRFLVAAQRDTYGALLPAAFGDDDLAASRIAALESAFAEPGDAARRIAWRGSAVLGVASASAAPADWEVALGLVPAPASRELDRLYVHADAHGTGLGHVLFDAVVDERPHYLWLIDGNERASRFYERRGFRHLDERVSTGPSWGHIPMHRMLRG; encoded by the coding sequence GTGCCCGTCGACCAGCCGCAGCCCGCCCCTCCCGTCCCGCCCGTCCTGCCCGCCGACGTCGAGCTGCGCTCGCCGCGGCCCGAGGACGCCGAGGCGTGGAGCCGCTTCCTCGTGGCGGCGCAGCGGGACACCTACGGCGCGCTGCTGCCCGCTGCCTTCGGCGACGACGATCTGGCCGCATCGCGGATCGCCGCGCTCGAGTCCGCGTTCGCCGAGCCCGGTGACGCGGCACGCCGGATCGCGTGGCGGGGGAGCGCGGTGCTCGGCGTCGCGAGCGCGTCCGCCGCGCCCGCCGACTGGGAGGTGGCGCTCGGCCTCGTGCCCGCCCCCGCGTCGCGGGAGCTCGACCGCCTCTACGTGCACGCCGACGCGCACGGCACGGGCCTCGGCCACGTGCTCTTCGACGCGGTCGTCGACGAGCGCCCCCACTACCTGTGGCTCATCGACGGCAACGAGCGCGCGAGCCGCTTCTACGAGCGGCGCGGCTTCCGCCACCTCGACGAGCGCGTCTCGACCGGGCCGTCGTGGGGGCACATCCCCATGCACCGGATGCTGCGCGGCTGA
- a CDS encoding S1C family serine protease — MTNPYDHVPNPMAPQQPPAQPAGAWQWQPPRRPEGAEEQFSGAPGRRWDEGAASSPAGGAPGASAAAPGAPASSTPAHSAPAYSTPAYSAPAYGAPAHAPTEPLGGFGGGPGSPWQPQGEPQPPRRRRGGLVAGALAAAVLLGGAAGFGGGALFAAQQPQANPGQAGQTVEGETVADPQTIADVAANAGPSVVTVQASSQQGSGEGSGVVIAAGGYIVTNNHVVTLDGATADASITVQTSDGQLLQAEVVGTDPTVDLAVLKVDAELPVVTFASSDEVRVGDTAIAIGAPLGLSNSVTDGIVSATDRGLQIASSEAPSGDEQQSQQSPFGFWQDNGAQAAQEDISIPVVQTDASINPGNSGGALLNASGQLIGINVAIASMGSSGDSSAGSIGIGFAIEASLVQRVVQEIIDTGAASHGLLGASVSDVTDASVGTVGAQVAELSQGGAAEAAGLQVGDVITAVDGATVTNAVDATAQVRSHAGGTEVTITYVRGGQEAEAQATLGTLD, encoded by the coding sequence ATGACGAACCCGTACGACCACGTGCCGAACCCCATGGCTCCGCAGCAGCCGCCCGCGCAGCCCGCGGGCGCCTGGCAGTGGCAGCCGCCGCGCCGTCCGGAGGGTGCCGAGGAGCAGTTCTCGGGTGCTCCGGGCCGTCGCTGGGACGAGGGAGCCGCGTCGTCGCCCGCGGGCGGCGCACCGGGCGCCAGCGCCGCCGCCCCCGGCGCTCCCGCCTCCAGCACTCCTGCGCACAGCGCTCCTGCGTACAGCACTCCGGCCTACAGCGCCCCGGCCTACGGAGCGCCCGCGCACGCGCCCACCGAGCCGCTCGGCGGCTTCGGCGGCGGCCCCGGCTCGCCGTGGCAGCCGCAGGGCGAGCCGCAGCCGCCGCGCCGCCGTCGGGGCGGCCTCGTCGCGGGCGCGCTCGCAGCAGCGGTGCTGCTGGGCGGCGCTGCCGGCTTCGGCGGCGGTGCGCTCTTCGCGGCCCAGCAGCCGCAGGCGAACCCGGGCCAGGCGGGGCAGACCGTCGAGGGCGAGACGGTGGCCGATCCCCAGACGATCGCCGACGTCGCGGCGAACGCCGGGCCCTCGGTCGTGACGGTGCAGGCCTCGTCGCAGCAGGGCTCGGGCGAGGGCTCGGGCGTCGTGATCGCCGCCGGCGGCTACATCGTCACGAACAACCACGTCGTCACGCTCGACGGCGCGACGGCGGACGCGAGCATCACCGTGCAGACGAGCGACGGCCAGCTGCTGCAGGCGGAGGTCGTGGGCACCGATCCGACCGTCGACCTCGCGGTGCTCAAGGTCGACGCCGAGCTGCCCGTCGTCACGTTCGCCTCGAGCGACGAGGTGCGCGTGGGCGACACCGCGATCGCGATCGGCGCGCCGCTCGGGCTCTCGAACTCGGTGACCGACGGCATCGTCTCCGCCACCGACCGCGGCCTCCAGATCGCCTCGAGCGAGGCGCCCTCGGGCGACGAGCAGCAGTCGCAGCAGTCGCCGTTCGGCTTCTGGCAGGACAACGGCGCGCAGGCCGCGCAGGAGGACATCTCGATCCCCGTCGTGCAGACCGACGCCTCCATCAACCCGGGGAACTCGGGCGGCGCGCTGCTGAACGCCTCGGGCCAGCTCATCGGCATCAACGTCGCGATCGCGAGCATGGGCTCCTCGGGCGACTCGAGCGCCGGCTCGATCGGCATCGGCTTCGCGATCGAGGCGAGCCTCGTGCAGCGCGTCGTGCAGGAGATCATCGACACCGGCGCCGCGAGCCACGGCCTGCTCGGCGCCTCCGTGAGCGACGTCACGGACGCCTCCGTCGGCACCGTCGGCGCGCAGGTCGCGGAGCTGAGCCAGGGCGGCGCGGCGGAGGCCGCAGGGCTGCAGGTCGGCGACGTCATCACCGCGGTCGACGGCGCCACCGTGACGAACGCGGTCGACGCGACCGCGCAGGTGCGCTCGCACGCGGGCGGCACCGAGGTGACGATCACCTACGTGCGCGGCGGCCAGGAGGCCGAGGCGCAGGCGACCCTGGGCACGCTGGACTAG